The Geothrix sp. DNA segment TCTCCAGGAACCCGTCGTAGCGGCGCATGACCAGCAGGCTCTCCAGCTGGGCGGCACTGTCCATGGCCACGCCCACCACGATCAGCAGGCTGGTGCCGCCGAAGTAGAAGTTGAGGCCCTGGATGTTGTTGGTGATGAGCAGGGGCACCAGGGAGACCAGGGCCAGGTAGATGGCCCCCACGAAGGTCAGCTTGGACAGGATGCCATCCATGAAGATGCTGGTTTCCTTCCCGGGGCGGATGCCCGGAATGTAGCCCCCGGACCGTTTCATGTTCTCGGCGGTCTCATCGGGGTTGAAGACGATGCTGGTGTAGAAGAAGGCGAAGAAGATCACCACGCCCACGAAGACCGGGGTGTAGACCCAGAAGTGGGTCTGCGGGCTCACATAAGAAGCTGCCTTGGCCAGCCATTCCCAGCGGGTGAACTGGGCGATGGTCGCCGGGAAGAAGATCACCGAGCTGGCGAAGATGACGGGCATCACGCCGGCGGTGTTCACCTTCAGGGGCATGTAGGAGCTGCGCTGGCTGGACATGCCGGCCGAGTCGGCCCGGCGGGCGTAGTGGATGGGGATGCGCCGGTAGGCGTTCTCCACCAGCACCACGGCCAGCAGCACCACGGTCATGGCCGCGATGAGCAGGATGAAGATGCCCGGGGGCGGGACGTTCGCAGCACCCTTCAGGGACTGGGTGATCATCACCGTCAGGGTGGTCAGCGCCTGGGGCAGGCCTGCCACGATGCCGGCGAAGATCAGCAGGCTGATGCCGTTGCCGATGCCCCGCTCGGTGATCTGCTCACCGATCCACATGACGAACATGGTGCCCACCGCCAGCGTGAAGGCCGCCAGGAAGCGGAACGCCGTCGGGGAGATGGAGCTGGTCACGACTTCGAGGCCCGGCGCGTTCTGGCTCTGCGCCAGGGAGGCGATGCCCAGCCCCTGCACGAAGGCCAGACCCACGGTCAGGTAGCGGGTCCACTGGTTGATCTTCGCGCGGCCGGCTTCGCCTTCCTTCTTCTGGAGGTTCTCCAGGTAGGGGACGACGGCGCCCATCAGCTGCAGCACGATGCTGGCCGTGATGTAGGGGGCGATGCCGAGGGCGAAGATGGAGAACTTCTTGAAGGCACCGCCCGAGAAGAGGTCGATGACGTCAAAGAGGCCGCCGCCGCCGCGACGAAGCGCTGCCGCCAGGTTCTCGGCATTCACCCCGGGCACGCTGACGTGCACGCCCAGCCGGTAGATGGCCAGGAGGAGCAGGGTGAAGAGGAGCCGCTTGCGCAGCTCCGGGATGGCGAAGAGGTTCCTGAGGCGGTTCATGGGCCGTTACTCGGCCGACTTCGCGGCGGGCTCCTGGATGGTGCCGCCCTTGGCCAGGATGGCTTCCCGGGCGCCCTTGGTGATGCGATCGGCAACGACGTTCACCTTGGCGGTGAGTTCGCCGCTGGCCAGCACCACGATCTTCTCGACGCGGGAGTTGACGAGCTTCTTGTCGCGCAGGGCATCGAGGGTCACCGTCTCGCCATCCTTGAAGTGGATGGAGATGAGGCTGAGGGTGATCTCCTTGGTTTCCGGAGCGAAGATGTTGGTGAAGCCGCGCTTGGGAAGGCGACGGACGAGGGGCATCTGGCCGCCCTCGAAGCCGCGCTTGCCGCGGTAGCCGGAGCGGGACTTCTGGCCCTTCTCGCCGCGACCGGAGGTCTTGCCGAGGCCGGAGCCCTTGCCGCGGCCGAGCCGCTTGCGGGTCTTGGTGGCGCCCTCTGCGGGGCGGAGTTCGTTGAGCTTCATGGTCTACCCCTTCACCTTGACGTCGATGAGATGGGGAACGAGCTTGACCATCCCGTGGACGTTGGGGGTGTATTCGCATTCGCGGGTATCGCCGGGACGCTTCAGGCAGAGGGTCTGCATGAAGGCGCGGTGCTTGGGAGTGGTGCAGATGATGGAGCGCTTGAGGGTCAGCACCACCTGCTTGCCGATGAACTGCGACATGTTAAACCTCCGCCTGATCCAGGCCCCGATTGGTCAGGACCGTGTAGGGATCCATGAGTTCCCGCAGCCCTTCGAACGTGGCGCGAACCACGTTGTGGGGGTTGGAGGAGCCCAGGCTCTTCGTCATCACGTTGTGGATGCCGGCGGCTTCCATGATCGCGCGGACCGCGGCGCCGGCGATGATGCCGGTGCCCTCGGGGGCGGGCTTCAGCAGCACGCTGCCGGAGCCGAAGATGCCCGTCACCGGGTGCGGCAGGCTGCCGTTCGGGGTGAGGGGGACCCGGATCATGTTGCGCTTGGCGCTCTCAATGCCCTTCTTGATGGCCGAGGGCACTTCGAGGGCCTTGCCGAGACCGAAGCCGACCTTGCCATTGCCGTCGCCCACCACCACCAGCGCAGAGAAGGAGAAGTTCTTGCCCCCCTTCACGACCTTGGTGACGCGGCCGACGTAGATGACCTGGTCCTTGAATTCCCCGGCTTCGGGGTTGCGGGATTCCTTGTTGTCTTTGACTTCTGCGATCGCCATGGTCATCCCCTAGAACTGAAGCC contains these protein-coding regions:
- the secY gene encoding preprotein translocase subunit SecY, coding for MNRLRNLFAIPELRKRLLFTLLLLAIYRLGVHVSVPGVNAENLAAALRRGGGGLFDVIDLFSGGAFKKFSIFALGIAPYITASIVLQLMGAVVPYLENLQKKEGEAGRAKINQWTRYLTVGLAFVQGLGIASLAQSQNAPGLEVVTSSISPTAFRFLAAFTLAVGTMFVMWIGEQITERGIGNGISLLIFAGIVAGLPQALTTLTVMITQSLKGAANVPPPGIFILLIAAMTVVLLAVVLVENAYRRIPIHYARRADSAGMSSQRSSYMPLKVNTAGVMPVIFASSVIFFPATIAQFTRWEWLAKAASYVSPQTHFWVYTPVFVGVVIFFAFFYTSIVFNPDETAENMKRSGGYIPGIRPGKETSIFMDGILSKLTFVGAIYLALVSLVPLLITNNIQGLNFYFGGTSLLIVVGVAMDSAAQLESLLVMRRYDGFLEKGRIRGRSTRGGAA
- a CDS encoding uL30 family ribosomal protein, translating into MSQFIGKQVVLTLKRSIICTTPKHRAFMQTLCLKRPGDTRECEYTPNVHGMVKLVPHLIDVKVKG
- the rplO gene encoding 50S ribosomal protein L15 — its product is MKLNELRPAEGATKTRKRLGRGKGSGLGKTSGRGEKGQKSRSGYRGKRGFEGGQMPLVRRLPKRGFTNIFAPETKEITLSLISIHFKDGETVTLDALRDKKLVNSRVEKIVVLASGELTAKVNVVADRITKGAREAILAKGGTIQEPAAKSAE
- the rpsE gene encoding 30S ribosomal protein S5, coding for MAIAEVKDNKESRNPEAGEFKDQVIYVGRVTKVVKGGKNFSFSALVVVGDGNGKVGFGLGKALEVPSAIKKGIESAKRNMIRVPLTPNGSLPHPVTGIFGSGSVLLKPAPEGTGIIAGAAVRAIMEAAGIHNVMTKSLGSSNPHNVVRATFEGLRELMDPYTVLTNRGLDQAEV